In Natranaerobius trueperi, the following proteins share a genomic window:
- the dnaK gene encoding molecular chaperone DnaK — MGKIIGIDLGTTNSCMAVMEGGEANIISNSEGDRTTPSIVAFKDDGERLVGQVAKRQAITNPDRTIASIKTYMGTNHKVNIDGKEYTPQEISAMTLQKLKRDAEEYLGEEVTEAVITVPAYFSDSQRQATKDAGKIAGLEVKRIINEPTAASLAYGIDKEDEDQTVLVYDLGGGTFDVSILELGDGVFEVKATSGNNELGGDNFDKRLMDYMAEEFKKENGVDLREDKMSLQRLKEAAEKAKVELSNVSQTNVNLPFITATNEGPKHLNMDITRAKFEELTRDLVEKTLEPMKQAMKDAGVTSNDIDKVILVGGSTRIPAVQNEVKNIAGKDPYKGINPDEVVASGAAIQAGVLSGDVKDVLLLDVTPLSLGIETLGGVFTKLIERNTTIPTSKNQVFSTAADNQTSVEIHVLQGEREMAKDNKSLGKFILDGIPAAPRGVPQIEVTFDIDANGILNVSAKDKGTGKEQKITVEPSSGLSDDEVEQMVEDAKKNEEEDKKQREKIEARNEADSLVYNTEKTLGDLGDKVDESKKKEVEDAVQKVKDALEEDDLDKINSAKEELTNHFHELSQQLYQDAGEQEQAEDAQGDENVVDADYEVENDDQDDKQ, encoded by the coding sequence ATGGGTAAAATTATTGGAATTGATTTAGGAACTACTAATTCATGTATGGCTGTTATGGAAGGTGGAGAAGCAAATATTATATCAAACTCCGAAGGTGATAGAACAACACCTTCTATTGTAGCGTTTAAGGACGACGGAGAACGTTTAGTAGGGCAAGTAGCAAAAAGGCAAGCTATTACAAATCCAGATAGGACTATTGCTTCTATCAAGACATATATGGGTACTAACCATAAAGTTAATATTGACGGTAAAGAATATACTCCTCAAGAAATTAGTGCTATGACTCTTCAAAAATTAAAAAGAGATGCTGAAGAATACTTAGGTGAAGAGGTAACAGAAGCAGTTATAACTGTACCTGCATATTTTTCAGATAGCCAAAGACAAGCAACTAAAGACGCTGGTAAAATTGCAGGATTAGAAGTTAAGAGAATTATTAACGAGCCAACTGCTGCATCTTTAGCATATGGAATTGATAAAGAAGATGAAGATCAAACAGTTTTAGTTTATGACCTTGGTGGAGGAACATTTGACGTTTCCATCCTTGAACTAGGAGACGGTGTATTTGAAGTTAAAGCTACTAGTGGAAATAACGAACTTGGTGGAGATAACTTCGATAAACGCTTAATGGATTATATGGCTGAAGAATTCAAAAAAGAAAATGGTGTTGATTTAAGAGAAGATAAGATGAGTTTACAAAGACTTAAAGAAGCTGCAGAGAAAGCAAAAGTAGAATTATCTAATGTATCTCAAACAAATGTTAATTTACCATTTATTACTGCTACAAATGAAGGTCCTAAGCATTTAAATATGGACATTACAAGAGCTAAATTTGAAGAACTAACTCGTGACTTAGTTGAAAAAACATTAGAACCTATGAAGCAAGCTATGAAGGATGCAGGAGTTACTTCAAACGATATAGATAAAGTAATTTTAGTTGGTGGTTCAACAAGAATTCCGGCAGTTCAAAATGAGGTTAAAAATATTGCTGGTAAAGATCCGTATAAAGGTATAAACCCTGATGAAGTTGTAGCTAGTGGTGCTGCTATTCAAGCTGGTGTTTTAAGTGGAGATGTGAAAGATGTGTTACTTCTTGATGTAACTCCATTATCATTAGGTATTGAAACTTTAGGTGGAGTGTTTACAAAATTAATCGAAAGAAATACTACTATCCCTACAAGTAAAAACCAAGTATTCTCAACTGCAGCTGATAATCAGACCAGTGTTGAAATTCATGTACTTCAAGGTGAACGTGAAATGGCTAAAGATAACAAGTCATTAGGTAAATTTATTTTAGATGGAATTCCAGCTGCACCGAGAGGTGTTCCTCAGATTGAAGTTACTTTTGATATTGATGCAAACGGTATTTTAAATGTAAGTGCAAAAGATAAAGGTACTGGAAAAGAACAAAAGATAACTGTTGAGCCGTCTAGTGGGTTATCTGATGATGAAGTAGAACAAATGGTAGAAGATGCTAAGAAAAACGAAGAAGAAGATAAGAAACAACGAGAAAAAATCGAGGCTAGAAACGAAGCGGATTCTTTAGTTTATAATACAGAAAAAACATTGGGTGACTTAGGTGATAAAGTGGACGAATCCAAGAAAAAAGAAGTAGAGGATGCAGTACAAAAAGTTAAAGATGCATTAGAGGAAGACGATTTAGATAAAATCAATTCTGCTAAAGAAGAACTTACTAATCACTTCCATGAACTAAGTCAGCAACTTTATCAAGATGCTGGAGAGCAAGAACAAGCGGAAGATGCACAAGGTGATGAAAACGTAGTTGACGCTGACTATGAAGTAGAAAATGATGACCAGGATGATAAGCAATAA
- the prmA gene encoding 50S ribosomal protein L11 methyltransferase, whose translation MKWAELNLTTLRETMEAVSNLLHETGAGGVVIEDPEIVPKLDEDVIWEDPRQVIHEAEGLTDKVHVKAYLPWDDTLSEKLQQLTHELERLSDRGFQISSNDLSISEVDEKDWSRAWKEHFHPVSVNGINIRPTWSSTKVTDDDVTIWLDPGMAFGTGSHPTTLMCASHLRDYLKNNDTVLDLGCGSGILSIVAAKLGVKKVYAYDIDSVACRVTKDNSKLNDVQDKIEVIEGDVKKLAPPTADVVLGNLVADIIYDLISKIATVLKKDGIFIGSGISLNKKDKVIREFEKHGMTVIKEETSGEWVSLVVQN comes from the coding sequence ATGAAGTGGGCCGAACTTAATTTGACAACTTTGAGAGAAACAATGGAAGCTGTTTCTAATTTATTACATGAAACTGGAGCAGGCGGAGTCGTAATTGAAGATCCTGAAATTGTACCCAAATTAGATGAAGATGTGATTTGGGAAGATCCTAGACAAGTTATTCATGAGGCTGAAGGATTAACAGATAAGGTACATGTTAAGGCATATTTACCATGGGACGATACATTATCAGAAAAACTTCAACAGTTAACTCATGAGTTAGAAAGATTATCAGATCGAGGGTTTCAAATTTCTTCTAATGATTTAAGTATCAGCGAAGTTGATGAAAAAGATTGGTCTCGAGCCTGGAAAGAACACTTTCATCCAGTTAGTGTTAATGGAATAAATATAAGGCCCACTTGGAGCTCCACTAAAGTTACAGATGATGATGTCACTATTTGGCTTGATCCTGGTATGGCTTTTGGGACAGGGTCACATCCAACTACATTGATGTGTGCATCTCATTTAAGAGACTATTTAAAAAACAATGATACAGTTTTAGATTTAGGTTGTGGGTCAGGTATATTATCAATAGTTGCAGCTAAATTAGGAGTTAAAAAAGTGTATGCTTATGACATTGATTCTGTTGCGTGTAGAGTCACTAAAGATAATAGTAAATTAAATGATGTTCAAGATAAAATAGAAGTAATAGAAGGTGATGTAAAAAAACTAGCACCACCTACAGCAGATGTTGTATTAGGAAATTTAGTTGCAGATATTATATATGATCTTATATCTAAAATTGCTACAGTACTAAAAAAAGATGGAATTTTTATAGGCTCAGGTATATCTTTAAATAAGAAAGATAAAGTTATAAGAGAGTTTGAAAAACATGGCATGACAGTTATTAAAGAGGAGACTTCAGGGGAATGGGTTTCCCTGGTGGTTCAAAATTAG
- a CDS encoding 16S rRNA (uracil(1498)-N(3))-methyltransferase: MSDQLPRIFVSPEKFNNTGDIIIEDKKDYHYLTRVLRCKPEDDVILLNGEGDSWLSKIHDITDNKISFSISKQLQEQRETPIEVGLAQVLLKKDNFELVLQKTTELGVKIVYPLFSDRSEINYNDDKKVRKKISRWNEIVKNASEQSRRQIIPTVEHPSTFKEFINDPKIKSWDIVYICHEKAIFSIKEALKKDTEQRVSSILLLVGPEGGFSPSEISLAKERGVNSLSLGPRVLRAETAGITATTLVLYELADLGG; encoded by the coding sequence ATTAGTGATCAGTTACCAAGAATATTTGTATCCCCAGAAAAATTTAATAATACTGGGGATATTATTATAGAAGATAAAAAAGACTATCATTATTTAACACGAGTACTTAGGTGTAAACCAGAAGATGATGTAATTCTTCTAAATGGAGAAGGAGATTCGTGGCTTAGTAAAATACATGATATAACAGATAATAAGATTTCTTTTAGCATATCCAAACAGTTACAAGAACAAAGGGAAACACCTATCGAAGTTGGTTTAGCTCAGGTACTACTAAAAAAGGATAATTTTGAGTTGGTTTTACAGAAAACTACGGAACTTGGAGTTAAGATAGTTTACCCACTTTTTAGCGATAGAAGTGAAATTAATTATAACGATGACAAAAAGGTACGAAAAAAAATATCTCGTTGGAATGAAATAGTAAAAAATGCATCTGAACAGTCTAGAAGACAAATCATCCCAACGGTTGAGCACCCAAGCACATTCAAAGAATTCATTAATGATCCGAAAATAAAAAGTTGGGATATAGTATATATTTGCCATGAGAAAGCGATTTTCTCAATAAAAGAAGCCTTAAAAAAAGACACGGAACAACGAGTATCATCAATCTTGTTGTTAGTAGGTCCAGAGGGAGGTTTTTCTCCAAGTGAAATTAGCCTTGCAAAAGAAAGAGGGGTTAACTCACTTTCATTAGGACCTAGAGTTTTAAGAGCAGAAACTGCTGGTATTACAGCTACAACTTTAGTTTTGTATGAATTGGCTGATCTGGGAGGTTAA
- the lepA gene encoding translation elongation factor 4: MKQERIRNFSIIAHIDHGKSTLADRMLEYTDTLTKREMQDQYLDNMELERERGITIKLQSVTMNYTAQDGLGYFLNVIDTPGHVDFNYEVSRSLQACEGVLLVIDACQGIEAQTLANIYLAVEQDLEIIPVINKIDLPNADVDKVKRELEEIVGIDGDEAILASAKDGTGITEVLESIVQRIPPPEGRDDEHLKALIFDSYYDTYRGVITYLKVVSGSLTSNMKIEMMQTGKKFDVSEVGILNPTPKKVDALTAGDVGFMAASIKDVKDSRVGDTITSADKPAPEPLPGYKQVKPMVYCGLFPTEGEDYEDLRDALDKLQLNDSSLVYEQENSVALGFGFRCGFLGLLHMEIIQERLEREYNITLVTTAPNVVYRVKKVDEEEIIDVENPTYLPPRNEIEAIYEPMVRANFMVPQDYIGPVMELCQEKRGIYETMEYLDSLRVMLKYKLPLSEIVYDFFDLLKSRTRGYASFDYELLGYEEAKLVKVDILVNKEPVDALSFIVHEDKAYYKGRQLADKLREMLPRQMFDIPVQAAIGNKVIARETVKALKKNVLAKCYGGDVTRKRKLLEKQKEGKQRMKQIGKVDIPQEAFMAVLSIDS, translated from the coding sequence ATGAAACAGGAAAGAATTAGAAACTTTTCGATAATTGCTCATATTGATCATGGAAAGTCGACCTTAGCTGATAGAATGTTAGAGTACACAGATACTTTAACAAAAAGAGAAATGCAAGATCAATATTTAGATAACATGGAGTTAGAGCGAGAACGTGGGATCACAATTAAGTTACAATCTGTAACTATGAACTATACTGCTCAAGACGGGCTTGGATATTTTCTTAATGTAATCGATACTCCAGGACACGTAGACTTCAATTATGAAGTTTCTAGAAGTCTTCAAGCCTGTGAGGGTGTTTTGTTAGTTATTGATGCTTGTCAAGGTATTGAGGCTCAAACATTAGCTAATATTTACTTAGCTGTAGAGCAAGACTTAGAAATAATTCCTGTAATAAATAAAATAGATCTTCCAAATGCGGATGTTGATAAAGTTAAAAGAGAGTTAGAAGAAATAGTCGGGATAGATGGAGATGAAGCAATATTAGCTTCAGCAAAAGACGGAACTGGGATAACAGAAGTACTTGAGTCTATAGTACAACGAATACCTCCACCTGAAGGTCGTGATGATGAACACTTGAAAGCCTTGATTTTTGATTCGTATTATGATACCTATCGAGGTGTTATTACTTATTTAAAAGTAGTATCAGGAAGCTTAACTTCTAATATGAAAATAGAGATGATGCAAACAGGAAAGAAGTTTGATGTATCTGAAGTAGGAATTTTAAATCCAACGCCAAAAAAAGTTGATGCTTTAACAGCTGGAGATGTTGGTTTTATGGCAGCTAGCATCAAAGATGTTAAAGATAGTAGAGTAGGAGATACAATAACCTCTGCCGATAAGCCAGCACCAGAGCCATTACCAGGATATAAACAAGTCAAACCAATGGTGTATTGTGGTTTGTTTCCAACAGAGGGTGAAGACTATGAAGATTTAAGGGATGCATTAGATAAACTACAATTAAATGATTCCTCTTTAGTATATGAACAAGAAAACTCTGTGGCCCTAGGATTTGGGTTTAGATGTGGTTTTCTAGGTCTTCTTCATATGGAAATTATCCAAGAAAGACTTGAAAGAGAATACAACATTACATTAGTAACCACTGCTCCAAACGTAGTTTATAGAGTTAAAAAAGTTGATGAAGAAGAGATTATTGATGTTGAAAACCCGACTTATTTACCCCCAAGAAATGAAATAGAAGCTATTTATGAACCAATGGTGAGAGCTAACTTCATGGTACCGCAAGATTATATTGGCCCTGTAATGGAGCTTTGTCAAGAAAAACGAGGGATTTATGAAACCATGGAATATCTAGATTCACTAAGAGTAATGTTAAAATACAAACTTCCTTTAAGTGAAATTGTTTATGATTTCTTTGATCTATTGAAAAGTCGGACAAGAGGATATGCTTCTTTTGATTATGAGTTATTGGGATATGAGGAAGCGAAACTAGTTAAAGTAGATATTTTAGTTAATAAAGAACCAGTAGATGCATTGTCCTTTATAGTTCATGAGGATAAAGCTTATTATAAAGGTAGGCAATTAGCTGATAAATTACGAGAAATGTTGCCACGGCAGATGTTTGATATACCTGTACAGGCTGCAATTGGAAATAAAGTTATTGCAAGGGAAACTGTAAAGGCTCTTAAGAAAAATGTACTTGCAAAATGTTACGGGGGAGACGTTACCCGCAAAAGAAAGCTTTTAGAAAAGCAAAAAGAAGGTAAGCAACGAATGAAACAGATAGGTAAAGTAGATATTCCTCAAGAAGCTTTCATGGCGGTGTTGAGTATTGATAGCTAA
- the spoIIP gene encoding stage II sporulation protein P, with protein sequence MKGDILRKRRGRMQQLKKVFIISICIIFVLGVGLNLIFTTFDNLMIETSLLFFMDLELPGLYVLDEQEPPISSFQDIISYFLLTTLQIDKNSPEQIVGLQFSPINEYSHEIQAMAETTKDKESEPSDRDESGTAPAIVESKIQEPEIIESENGKVGIYHSHTTESFVPTTGEPFVENLDKTVVRLGRKMVSELEQLGISAVHTEEIHDLPTRHESYSRSKPTVEQMLEEHSDIDVLLDLHRDGVPRDMTTAEINGEKVGKILILVGSGEDHPNWRENYQFALKLQKELEKIHPDLSRGIRTRNFSYNQELHSRALLIEIGGHENSLEETMRTIPYFTEAIERAISR encoded by the coding sequence ATGAAAGGAGATATACTCAGAAAACGTCGTGGACGTATGCAACAACTAAAAAAAGTGTTTATTATAAGTATTTGTATAATATTTGTATTAGGTGTAGGTTTAAACTTAATTTTTACTACATTTGATAATCTTATGATTGAAACCTCCCTATTGTTTTTTATGGATTTAGAACTACCTGGTTTATATGTATTAGATGAGCAAGAACCTCCAATTTCAAGCTTTCAAGATATTATAAGTTATTTTTTATTAACCACTTTACAAATAGACAAAAATTCACCTGAACAAATTGTAGGATTACAATTTTCACCGATAAATGAGTATTCACATGAAATTCAAGCTATGGCAGAGACAACAAAAGATAAAGAGAGTGAACCTTCAGATAGAGACGAATCAGGAACAGCACCTGCAATAGTTGAGTCTAAAATTCAAGAACCAGAAATTATAGAATCTGAAAATGGAAAAGTTGGCATTTATCATTCACACACAACTGAAAGCTTTGTACCAACAACTGGTGAACCTTTTGTCGAAAATTTAGACAAGACGGTGGTTCGGTTAGGACGTAAAATGGTAAGTGAATTAGAACAATTAGGGATTAGTGCAGTACATACAGAAGAAATTCATGACTTACCCACACGCCACGAAAGTTATAGTAGGAGTAAACCAACTGTAGAACAAATGTTAGAAGAGCATTCAGATATAGATGTTTTATTAGACCTTCATAGAGATGGTGTCCCCCGTGATATGACAACAGCAGAAATAAATGGTGAAAAAGTAGGGAAAATATTGATTTTAGTGGGTTCAGGGGAAGATCATCCTAATTGGAGAGAAAATTATCAGTTTGCTTTGAAGCTTCAAAAGGAATTAGAAAAAATACATCCCGACTTATCAAGAGGTATACGAACAAGAAACTTCTCTTATAACCAAGAATTACATTCAAGGGCGTTATTAATAGAAATTGGAGGACATGAAAATAGTTTAGAAGAGACGATGAGAACCATTCCGTACTTTACTGAGGCGATAGAACGTGCTATCTCTCGCTAA
- the grpE gene encoding nucleotide exchange factor GrpE, giving the protein MKKNDNVNEKCGQEHQEEVDFEENSEEKYEQEQNVTYEELQNQFNDLVTEKEKLTEERDQYLNQLRRLQADFDNYKRRVSKEWDKKSLEKAEEVVGDILGVLDNFERALQNASEDVDEQYQQGVKMIYDQLYEVLKKHGLEKIDAQGETFDPNYHQAVMQVESEDHESNIVVEELQPGFLFKGRLLRPSVVKVSK; this is encoded by the coding sequence ATGAAAAAAAATGACAATGTTAATGAAAAATGTGGTCAAGAACACCAAGAAGAAGTCGATTTCGAAGAAAATTCTGAAGAAAAGTATGAACAGGAGCAGAATGTTACATATGAAGAGTTGCAGAATCAATTTAATGATTTAGTGACTGAAAAAGAAAAGTTAACAGAAGAACGCGATCAATACTTAAATCAGTTAAGACGCTTACAAGCAGATTTTGATAATTATAAAAGACGAGTATCTAAAGAATGGGATAAAAAGTCTTTAGAAAAAGCAGAGGAAGTTGTGGGTGATATATTAGGGGTTTTAGATAACTTTGAAAGGGCCTTACAAAATGCTTCAGAAGATGTTGATGAACAATATCAACAAGGAGTTAAAATGATTTATGATCAACTTTATGAAGTGCTTAAAAAACATGGACTTGAAAAGATTGATGCACAAGGAGAAACTTTTGACCCTAATTATCATCAAGCAGTAATGCAAGTTGAGAGTGAAGACCATGAAAGTAATATAGTTGTTGAGGAATTACAACCAGGATTTTTATTTAAAGGTCGCTTACTTCGACCAAGCGTTGTAAAAGTTTCTAAATAA
- the hemW gene encoding radical SAM family heme chaperone HemW yields the protein MIAKSIAKNKKGLYIHVPFCFSKCKYCDFNSWKKRSEAEVYEYLKVLDQQFKVFNDNMKNSNWDTIYIGGGTPTCLSYENLKRLFYTIESYCDLNKVEEFSIELNPNTSIVTDKKINFISNFVNRVSIGLQTTQSRHLQVLGRTHSYEEFLQTYNLLQSAGIDNLNVDLIYGIPNQTVSDFNEDLDNLIKLQPTHISLYNLILEKDTPLEREVSKGKLESLDEEIEVEMYNIARVKLRESGYSHYELSNFSKPSYECKHNMLYWNRNNYLGLGPGAHSLWEGLRFVTVDDFTKYLKSKDMHDFIKEKWNIGFEEALSEKVILGLRLVDGIDINEIKEEYGINIYKRYLSTINYFISEGLLKKENTRIKLTTKGYMLSNNVFMEFLPS from the coding sequence TTGATAGCTAAAAGTATAGCAAAGAATAAAAAGGGACTGTATATACATGTCCCTTTTTGTTTTTCAAAATGCAAATATTGTGATTTCAATAGCTGGAAAAAAAGGTCAGAAGCAGAAGTTTATGAATATTTAAAGGTTCTTGATCAACAATTCAAGGTTTTTAATGACAACATGAAAAATTCAAATTGGGATACTATATATATTGGGGGAGGGACCCCGACTTGTTTGTCTTATGAGAACCTTAAGAGGTTATTTTATACTATTGAATCTTATTGTGATCTAAATAAAGTAGAAGAATTTTCAATAGAACTAAACCCGAATACTAGTATTGTAACAGATAAAAAAATAAATTTTATTTCAAATTTTGTTAACCGTGTAAGTATAGGATTACAAACTACTCAAAGTAGACATTTGCAGGTATTAGGAAGGACACATTCCTATGAGGAATTTTTACAAACATATAATTTGTTACAATCTGCTGGTATAGATAATTTGAATGTAGATTTGATTTATGGAATTCCAAATCAGACTGTTTCAGATTTTAATGAAGACTTAGATAATTTAATTAAATTACAACCTACTCATATCTCACTATATAACCTAATATTAGAAAAAGATACCCCATTAGAAAGAGAAGTCAGTAAAGGAAAGCTAGAGTCTTTAGATGAGGAAATAGAGGTAGAGATGTATAATATAGCTAGAGTAAAGTTAAGAGAATCAGGATATAGTCATTATGAGTTATCGAACTTTTCAAAACCAAGCTACGAATGTAAGCACAATATGTTATATTGGAATAGAAACAACTACTTGGGTCTTGGTCCAGGTGCTCATAGTTTATGGGAAGGTTTACGCTTTGTAACAGTGGATGATTTTACGAAATATTTAAAAAGTAAAGATATGCATGATTTTATAAAGGAAAAGTGGAATATTGGATTTGAAGAAGCACTGTCTGAAAAGGTAATTTTAGGTCTTAGATTAGTCGATGGAATTGATATAAATGAAATAAAAGAAGAGTATGGAATAAACATTTACAAAAGATATCTGTCAACTATCAATTATTTTATAAGTGAAGGTCTATTAAAAAAAGAAAATACTCGTATAAAATTAACTACTAAGGGATATATGTTATCTAATAATGTTTTTATGGAGTTTTTACCGTCTTGA
- the dnaJ gene encoding molecular chaperone DnaJ, which yields MAKKDFYEVLGVSRDADQNEIKKAYRKLARKYHPDVNSDDEEAEQKFKEVQEAYEILSDDQKRARYDQFGHAGVDENAQQYGGFGDQGFGGFGGFEDIFDAFFGGGFGGGGERNQRRPRKGSDLRYRMQVEFEEAAFGAEKEVQIPRTENCNKCDGSGAKPGTSPETCPTCKGQGEVRQVKETPFGRFVNVAPCSTCEGQGKIVKEKCPECEGEGRVVRRRKVKINVPAGVDDGTRLRIRGEGQAGIYGGPAGDLYVDISIKSHDKFTREGQTVYSKVTISVVEALLGTEIKIPTLDGDTELKIPEGTQPKTDFTLKNKGIPYVNRKGRGHHIVIVDIEIPKKLNQKQKQLVRELAVSMGKDVSSDESFLDRVRKALGGND from the coding sequence ATGGCAAAGAAAGATTTTTATGAAGTTCTAGGTGTTAGCCGAGATGCCGATCAAAATGAAATAAAGAAAGCATATCGTAAACTCGCTCGAAAATATCATCCTGACGTTAACTCAGACGACGAAGAAGCTGAGCAAAAATTTAAAGAAGTACAAGAAGCGTATGAAATATTAAGTGATGATCAAAAGCGAGCACGATACGACCAATTTGGTCATGCAGGTGTAGATGAAAATGCTCAACAGTACGGAGGTTTTGGTGACCAAGGATTTGGTGGTTTCGGCGGTTTTGAAGATATTTTTGATGCCTTTTTCGGGGGAGGATTTGGTGGCGGTGGTGAACGAAACCAACGTCGCCCCCGAAAAGGATCAGATTTACGTTATAGAATGCAAGTAGAATTTGAAGAAGCCGCTTTTGGTGCGGAAAAAGAGGTTCAGATACCTAGAACGGAAAACTGTAATAAATGTGACGGATCTGGTGCTAAACCTGGTACTAGCCCAGAAACTTGTCCTACTTGTAAGGGACAAGGTGAAGTGCGACAAGTTAAAGAGACTCCTTTTGGAAGATTTGTTAATGTAGCGCCTTGTAGTACTTGTGAAGGGCAAGGGAAAATTGTTAAAGAGAAATGCCCGGAGTGCGAAGGTGAAGGTAGGGTAGTTCGTAGAAGAAAAGTTAAAATAAATGTACCTGCAGGTGTAGATGATGGAACTAGGTTGAGAATCCGAGGAGAGGGTCAAGCTGGGATTTATGGTGGCCCTGCAGGTGATCTTTATGTTGACATAAGTATTAAGTCACATGATAAGTTTACTAGAGAAGGCCAAACAGTTTATTCTAAAGTTACTATAAGTGTAGTTGAAGCTTTATTAGGTACTGAAATTAAAATTCCGACTTTAGATGGAGATACTGAACTTAAAATTCCTGAAGGTACTCAACCAAAAACAGATTTTACACTAAAGAATAAAGGGATTCCTTATGTAAATAGAAAAGGAAGAGGACACCATATTGTTATAGTGGATATTGAAATTCCAAAAAAGCTAAATCAAAAACAGAAACAATTAGTCAGAGAATTAGCAGTATCGATGGGTAAAGACGTATCTAGTGATGAAAGTTTTTTAGATCGAGTCAGAAAAGCTTTAGGTGGAAATGATTAA
- the hrcA gene encoding heat-inducible transcriptional repressor HrcA encodes MGLTQRKKTILKTIISDYIKRAEPLGSRTLTRRYKFNVSPATIRNEMADLEEMGFLAQPHTSAGRIPSERGYRFFVDDLISSGLLNPKQNFLEEKMNDNKIFEMDEIVQLTARYLAEMTDYTSLVLGPQTNRSSFRKLQLFPINKNKVLLVLTTDTGILESRPVYISGNLSLEEMKRIADYLNERLYGLTIDDITPTLLRELRSDLIQEMALLEEALFTLAESFKQGANKVALGGTTNILNQPEFSDLQKVKELLSFFEDEDLLVKLLSESDGIVVRIGKENPLDAVKDCSIITASYELNNKPLGTIGVLGPTRMDYSRVIAIVAQIAKELTSTLGESDNYRGVGDKL; translated from the coding sequence ATGGGACTTACCCAGCGTAAAAAGACAATATTAAAAACTATTATTTCAGATTATATTAAAAGAGCAGAACCACTAGGTTCTAGAACTTTAACTAGAAGGTATAAGTTCAATGTAAGCCCTGCTACAATCAGAAATGAAATGGCAGATCTAGAAGAAATGGGTTTTTTAGCACAACCTCATACTTCTGCAGGGAGAATTCCGTCTGAAAGAGGGTATCGCTTTTTTGTAGATGATTTAATTTCGTCGGGATTATTAAACCCTAAACAAAACTTTTTAGAAGAAAAAATGAATGACAATAAAATTTTCGAAATGGATGAAATAGTTCAACTTACAGCTAGGTATTTAGCAGAAATGACTGATTATACTTCGCTTGTATTAGGTCCACAAACTAATAGAAGTTCTTTTAGAAAGCTTCAATTATTTCCTATTAATAAAAACAAAGTTTTGTTAGTACTTACAACCGATACAGGGATACTTGAAAGTCGACCAGTATACATATCAGGTAATTTATCACTTGAAGAAATGAAGAGAATAGCGGATTATCTAAATGAACGCTTATATGGTTTAACAATAGATGATATAACTCCTACTTTATTGCGAGAACTTCGATCTGATTTAATTCAAGAAATGGCTCTATTAGAAGAAGCATTATTTACATTAGCTGAAAGCTTTAAACAAGGTGCAAATAAAGTAGCTCTTGGAGGTACTACTAATATACTAAATCAACCTGAATTTAGTGATCTACAAAAGGTTAAGGAATTGTTGTCTTTTTTTGAAGATGAGGACCTTTTAGTCAAACTATTATCCGAGTCCGATGGGATAGTTGTGCGTATTGGAAAAGAAAACCCCTTAGATGCTGTAAAAGATTGCAGCATAATAACAGCTAGTTACGAATTGAATAATAAACCTTTGGGAACTATAGGAGTTTTAGGGCCAACAAGAATGGATTATTCTCGCGTGATTGCTATTGTGGCTCAAATTGCAAAAGAATTAACTAGTACCTTAGGGGAATCAGATAATTATAGGGGAGTAGGTGATAAATTATGA